ACGTAGTCCACAACGCCGGCCCGGCGCGCGAGCGTCACCGCGCCTGAATCGCGCGCCGTGATGTACTCCATGCCGGTGCCCACGTACGGCGCCTTGGCGCGCAGCAGCGGCACGGCCTGGCGCTGCATGTTGCTGCCCATCAGCGCGCGGTTCGCGTCGTCGTTCTCGAGGAACGGGATGAGCGAGGCCGCCACCGACACGAGCTGCTTGGGCGAGACGTCGATGAACTGGATGTGCTCACGCGGCGCGAGGATGAAGTTGCCCGCCTGGCGCGCGTTCACGCGCTCGCTGACGAACTGCCCCTTGGCGTCCACCTCCGCGTTGGCCTGCGCGATGATGTACTGGTCCTCTTCCCACGCCGACAGGTAGAACGGGTGCGGCTCGACCTCGATCTCCGGGTGCGCCTTGCGCGCCGCCGCGGCTTCCGACGCACGCACCACGGCGCCCGTCTCCAGCGCGCCCGCGCCGTGCGTCACGCGCACGTAGTCCACCACGTGCCCGTGCTCCACCTTGCGGTACGGCGACTCGATGAAGCCGAACTCGTTGATCCGCGCGAACGACGAGAGCGACGAAATGAGGCCGATGTTCGGCCCTTCAGGCGTCTCGATGGGGCAGATGCGCCCGTAGTGCGTGGTGTGGACGTCGCGCACCTCGAACCCGGCGCGCTCGCGCGACAGGCCGCCCGGCCCGAGCGCCGAGAGACGCCGCTTGTGCGTGATCTCGGAGAGCGGGTTGGTCTGGTCCATGAACTGCGAGAGCTGCGAGCTGCCGAAGAACTCCCTGATCGCCGCCATCACCGGCTTGGCGTTGATCAGGTCGTGCGGCATCGCGGTGGCCATCTCCTGGTACACCGACATCTTTTCCTTGATCGCCCGCTCCATGCGCACCAGGCCGATGCGGAACTGGTTCTCGAGGAGCTCGCCCACCGAGCGTACGCGCCGGTTGCCGAGGTGATCGATGTCGTCCACGTTGGCCGGGTTGCGGCGCAGCTTCAGCAGGTACTTGATGACCTCGTAGAAGTCCTGCGGGTGCAGCACCTTCTCGTCGAGCGGCGTCTGCAGCTTCAGCTTCGTGTTGAGCTTCAGCCGGCCCACGCGCGAGAAGTCGTACTTCTGCGGGTTGAAGAACATGCTCTCGAAGAGCGACCGCGAGCTCTCGAGCGTCGGGGGATCCCCCGGACGCAGACGGCGGTAGATCTCGATGAGCGCTTCCTCGTGCGTGCGGATCGGATCCTTATTCAGCGTGGCCGACAGCACCGGCCCCACTTCGTCCTTCTCGGGGAAGAAGATGTCGATGCGCTCGATGCCCTTCTCCTGGGCCATCGCGATCACGCGCGCCGTCAGTTCCTCGTTGGCCTCGAGCAGCACCTCGCCCGACGACGGGTCGACGATGTCGGCGGCCGAGAAGGCCTGTTCGCCTTCGAGGTGGCTGTACTCGACGGGCACCTCGGTGATGCCTGCCTGGCGCAGGGCCTTGATGAGCGCCTTCGTGATCCGCTTGCCGCGCGTGAGCGACAGCTCGGAGCCAGGGATGGTCATGTCGTCGCCGGCACGCCAGTCGACAGGACTGTCGCCGACGGTCCAGTGGACCTGATCGCCCTTCAGGTGCAGCGAGTCGATCGTGTAGAACGCGCGCAGCATCTCGTCGGCGTTGCGCAGGCCGAGCGCCCGCAGGAACACCGTGCCGAGGAACTTGCGCTTGCGGTCGATGCGCACGTACAGCAGGTTCTTGCTGTCGTACTCGAACTCGACCCACGAGCCGCGATACGGAATGAGCTGGCCGATGAAGAGCGTCTTGTCTTCCGTGTGGAAGAATGCGCCCGGCGACCGGTGCAGCTGCGAGACGATGACGCGCTCGGTGCCGTTGATGATGAACGTCCCGTGATCGGTCATCAACGGGATGTCGCCGAAGTAGACCTCCTGCTCCTTGATGTCGCGGATGGTCTTGGCGCCGGTCTCGGGGTCCTTGTTCCAGACCACGAGGCGGATCGTCACCTTGAGCGGGATCGCGTACGTCATCCCGCGCTCGAGGCACTCGTTGATGTCGTACTTCAGGTTGAGCGCCATGCGGCGCCCGCCGATCTCATGGACCAGCCCGCGCGCCTCGTCTCCCCACCCGCACTCGTCCCAGTTGCCGATCGAGTACTCGATGAACTCCAGCGAGGAGTTCT
The DNA window shown above is from Acidobacteriota bacterium and carries:
- the rpoB gene encoding DNA-directed RNA polymerase subunit beta, translating into MSSSLAKNVYRERIDFSKIRTTVPIPNLIEIQKKSYDRFLQMYTLPAEREDVGLQAVFKSVFPISDFRENSSLEFIEYSIGNWDECGWGDEARGLVHEIGGRRMALNLKYDINECLERGMTYAIPLKVTIRLVVWNKDPETGAKTIRDIKEQEVYFGDIPLMTDHGTFIINGTERVIVSQLHRSPGAFFHTEDKTLFIGQLIPYRGSWVEFEYDSKNLLYVRIDRKRKFLGTVFLRALGLRNADEMLRAFYTIDSLHLKGDQVHWTVGDSPVDWRAGDDMTIPGSELSLTRGKRITKALIKALRQAGITEVPVEYSHLEGEQAFSAADIVDPSSGEVLLEANEELTARVIAMAQEKGIERIDIFFPEKDEVGPVLSATLNKDPIRTHEEALIEIYRRLRPGDPPTLESSRSLFESMFFNPQKYDFSRVGRLKLNTKLKLQTPLDEKVLHPQDFYEVIKYLLKLRRNPANVDDIDHLGNRRVRSVGELLENQFRIGLVRMERAIKEKMSVYQEMATAMPHDLINAKPVMAAIREFFGSSQLSQFMDQTNPLSEITHKRRLSALGPGGLSRERAGFEVRDVHTTHYGRICPIETPEGPNIGLISSLSSFARINEFGFIESPYRKVEHGHVVDYVRVTHGAGALETGAVVRASEAAAARKAHPEIEVEPHPFYLSAWEEDQYIIAQANAEVDAKGQFVSERVNARQAGNFILAPREHIQFIDVSPKQLVSVAASLIPFLENDDANRALMGSNMQRQAVPLLRAKAPYVGTGMEYITARDSGAVTLARRAGVVDYVDSQRIVVRVDGDQVSSEMGADIYNLIKFKRSNQNTCINQRPIVRVGEKVVRGQVLADGPCTEMGELALGRNVLVAFMPWRGYNFEDAILVSEKLVKEDYYTSIHIEEFEIEARDTKLGPEEITRDIPNVGEHYLRDLDESGIIRIGAYVKPGDILVGKVTPKGETQLTPEEKLLRAIFGEKAGDVKDASLTCPPGIEGIIVGVKIFSRKGIEKDDRAKAIEAEELEMMEKNLQDEIRILHDEVKKRVVALLDGQTLRTDLFDQHGQQRLVKKGTALTRELMQDVPFLSLVRARVDASDPRVEDALREIEERTDRQVEVTREVFEEKKEKIRRGDELPPGVIKLVKVYVAMKRKLSVGDKMAGRHGNKGVIARILPEEDMPYLPDGRPVEIVLNPLGVPSRMNVGQILETHLGWAAHGIGEQLDAMVREHRANDDVKARLAVVFPTSDRVKALRSASDVAAFTSTRKAGVHCAPPVFDGAKDDESRQYLSLAGLPEEGKTDLYDGMTGQKFEQKVTVGYIYMLKLSHLVDDKIHARSIGPYSLITQQPLGGKAQFGGQRFGEMEVWALEAYGAAHILQELLTAKSDDVTGRAKIYEAIVKGDASFTPGLPESFNVLIRELQALCLDVELVKLRGRPAPMLAEEPSPVEPVGQGV